One Antiquaquibacter oligotrophicus genomic region harbors:
- the rpsK gene encoding 30S ribosomal protein S11 has product MAAPKSAVRKPRKKDKKNIALGQAHIKSTFNNTIVTITDPTGAVISWASSGTVGFKGSRKSTPFAAQLSAESAARQAQEHGLKKVDVFVKGPGSGRETAIRSLQAAGLEVGSINDVTPQAHNGCRPPKRRRV; this is encoded by the coding sequence TTGGCAGCACCAAAATCGGCCGTTCGTAAGCCGCGCAAGAAGGACAAGAAGAACATCGCGCTGGGCCAGGCCCACATCAAGTCGACGTTCAACAACACGATCGTGACGATCACCGACCCGACCGGAGCGGTCATCAGCTGGGCTTCGTCCGGCACCGTCGGCTTCAAGGGTTCGCGTAAGTCGACCCCGTTCGCCGCTCAGCTTTCCGCCGAGTCTGCTGCGCGTCAGGCGCAGGAGCACGGGCTCAAGAAGGTTGACGTTTTCGTCAAGGGCCCGGGATCGGGTCGTGAGACGGCGATCCGCTCGCTTCAGGCCGCCGGCCTCGAGGTGGGTTCGATCAACGATGTGACCCCGCAGGCGCACAACGGGTGCCGCCCGCCGAAGCGTCGCCGCGTTTGA
- the infA gene encoding translation initiation factor IF-1, protein MAKKDGVIEIEGSVVEALPNAMFRVELTNGHKVLAHISGKMRQNYIRILPEDRVVVELSPYDLTRGRITYRYK, encoded by the coding sequence ATGGCCAAGAAAGACGGCGTCATCGAGATTGAAGGCTCGGTGGTTGAGGCTCTCCCCAACGCGATGTTCCGCGTTGAGTTGACGAACGGCCACAAGGTGCTTGCTCACATCTCCGGCAAGATGCGACAGAACTACATCCGGATCCTCCCCGAGGACCGCGTAGTGGTCGAGTTGAGCCCGTACGACCTGACACGCGGCCGTATCACCTACCGCTACAAGTAA
- the rplO gene encoding 50S ribosomal protein L15, giving the protein MADEATPKKAPAKASAAKDAAPKAAAEKKAPAKAAATKDAAPKAAAEKKAPAKAAADKAPAKAAAADKAPAKAAAADKAPAKTTAKKPAAAKKETSSDVASRPQVLKAHHLRPAAGAKKDKTRVGRGEGSKGKTAGRGTKGTKARYQMRAGFEGGNLNFVMRAPKLRGFKNPFRVEYQVVNLEKLAELYPKGGDVTVSDLVAKGAVRKNEKVKVLGNGDITVKLNVAVDKVSGSAEQKIVAAGGSVK; this is encoded by the coding sequence ATGGCTGACGAAGCCACCCCCAAGAAGGCCCCAGCGAAGGCCAGCGCCGCGAAGGACGCTGCTCCCAAGGCTGCTGCCGAGAAGAAGGCTCCGGCGAAGGCCGCCGCCACCAAGGACGCCGCTCCCAAGGCTGCAGCCGAGAAGAAGGCTCCGGCCAAGGCCGCCGCCGATAAGGCTCCAGCCAAGGCTGCTGCTGCGGACAAGGCCCCGGCCAAGGCTGCTGCTGCGGACAAGGCTCCCGCCAAGACCACCGCCAAGAAGCCCGCTGCGGCGAAGAAGGAGACGTCGTCTGACGTCGCTTCCCGCCCGCAGGTACTCAAGGCCCACCACCTTCGTCCCGCCGCTGGCGCGAAGAAGGACAAGACCCGCGTCGGACGCGGTGAGGGCTCGAAGGGTAAGACGGCAGGTCGCGGTACCAAGGGAACCAAGGCTCGTTACCAGATGCGCGCCGGTTTCGAGGGCGGCAACCTGAACTTCGTGATGCGCGCGCCCAAGCTGCGCGGCTTCAAGAACCCGTTCCGGGTCGAGTACCAGGTCGTCAACCTCGAGAAGCTCGCCGAGCTCTACCCCAAGGGTGGAGACGTCACGGTGAGTGACCTCGTCGCCAAGGGCGCCGTCCGCAAGAACGAGAAGGTCAAGGTTCTTGGTAACGGTGACATTACGGTTAAGCTGAACGTTGCAGTCGACAAGGTCTCCGGCTCTGCTGAGCAGAAGATCGTCGCGGCTGGCGGTTCAGTCAAGTAA
- the rplR gene encoding 50S ribosomal protein L18, which yields MALGTRGKSKSAAKSRRHARLRKKVVGTEARPRLVVTRSARHVFVQVVDDSKGHTIASASTLEADLRTFDGDKTAKARKVGELVADRAKKAGIESVVFDRGGNRYAGRVAAIADGAREGGLSL from the coding sequence ATGGCTCTCGGAACCAGAGGTAAGAGCAAGTCGGCGGCCAAGAGCCGTCGCCACGCACGCCTTCGTAAGAAGGTCGTCGGCACCGAGGCGCGTCCGCGTCTCGTGGTCACCCGCTCGGCCCGCCACGTCTTCGTGCAGGTCGTCGATGACTCGAAGGGTCACACCATCGCGTCGGCGTCCACGCTCGAAGCGGACCTGCGCACCTTCGACGGTGACAAGACCGCCAAGGCCCGCAAGGTCGGCGAGCTTGTGGCAGACCGTGCCAAGAAGGCCGGCATCGAGTCGGTCGTGTTCGACCGCGGTGGCAACCGCTACGCGGGACGCGTCGCAGCGATCGCAGATGGCGCCCGGGAAGGTGGTCTGAGCCTGTGA
- a CDS encoding acyltransferase family protein: protein MTASLTSTRAVATPNASVPVTRVHLSGLDGLRAVAVLAVMVFHFTPIAAPGGYIGVDVFFVISGFLITGLLLREHTSRGRISLRQFWMRRARRLLPALVLVVAVCSAAAFFVGGDVIVGLGVQILGAATFSSNWIYIAQGTSYFDGTTPELFRNLWSLAVEEQFYLVWPLLLVALLLLRKRRTRIAIVLAIAAASAAAMAVLAPASGDATRVYYGTDTHAFGLALGAALAMLLSARFSPGSVAPPRRWLAWAGAVAVGGIVLLAVAMPAEDPFVTRGGLVLVALLTVVAIAGATEAGSWLGRSLDAAPLRWIGERSYGLYLWHWPVLILVAATLPRDAAWWTAPVLALAITTLAAALSYSFVELPIRRSGVRAYVADRRRTVAGSIGLLAAFALAVSAVALDPGKTSAQIAIEEGAAAVAAATARAQEAAATTDPAPDEPDLVTGDQVYAIGDSVMLAAAPWLQERLPGIAIDAEVSRSMFVAPSLVQAAVDAGTMRPILVLGLATNGDVDPDDLAEVLDILGPDRLLVVVNGQAPRDWIPIGNQVVADFARSEREVELADWHGAIAPNIHELASDEVHPGGPISGGIYVDSVMDALQRLSELPAPLDEVYDPSVNRVI from the coding sequence ATGACCGCCAGCCTGACTTCGACCCGCGCCGTCGCGACCCCGAATGCCTCGGTGCCGGTCACGCGTGTCCACCTTTCCGGACTCGACGGTCTTCGCGCCGTCGCCGTGCTCGCTGTCATGGTGTTCCACTTCACGCCGATCGCCGCCCCCGGCGGGTACATCGGAGTTGATGTCTTTTTTGTCATCAGCGGCTTCCTCATCACGGGCCTGCTGCTGCGCGAGCACACATCGCGCGGCCGGATCTCACTGAGACAGTTCTGGATGCGACGCGCTCGACGCCTCCTGCCAGCCCTCGTTCTGGTTGTCGCGGTATGCAGCGCCGCTGCCTTTTTCGTCGGTGGGGACGTCATCGTCGGTCTGGGTGTGCAGATTCTGGGGGCCGCCACCTTCAGCAGCAACTGGATTTACATCGCGCAGGGCACGAGCTACTTCGATGGCACAACACCGGAGCTCTTCCGAAATCTGTGGTCCCTCGCGGTCGAGGAGCAGTTCTACCTCGTCTGGCCACTCCTGCTCGTCGCACTCCTGCTGCTCCGGAAGCGTCGCACACGCATCGCCATTGTGCTTGCCATCGCCGCAGCATCCGCCGCCGCCATGGCCGTGCTCGCTCCAGCATCGGGCGATGCCACGCGTGTCTACTACGGCACCGATACCCATGCCTTCGGTCTCGCGCTCGGTGCCGCGCTGGCGATGCTGCTCTCCGCTCGGTTCTCCCCAGGCTCCGTCGCGCCACCCCGACGCTGGTTGGCGTGGGCCGGCGCTGTCGCCGTCGGTGGCATCGTTTTGCTCGCCGTGGCGATGCCGGCAGAGGATCCCTTCGTCACGCGGGGTGGCCTGGTACTCGTCGCACTCCTGACGGTTGTCGCCATCGCGGGAGCCACCGAAGCGGGCTCGTGGCTCGGGCGCTCACTCGATGCGGCACCCTTGCGATGGATCGGTGAGCGGTCGTACGGCCTCTACCTCTGGCATTGGCCGGTGCTCATCCTCGTAGCCGCAACACTGCCTCGGGATGCCGCGTGGTGGACGGCCCCGGTTCTCGCCCTCGCCATCACGACCCTCGCTGCGGCGCTCTCCTATTCATTCGTGGAGCTCCCCATCAGGCGCAGCGGGGTTCGCGCCTACGTCGCGGACCGCCGTCGCACAGTCGCGGGGAGCATCGGGCTGCTGGCGGCCTTCGCACTCGCCGTGAGCGCCGTAGCCCTCGACCCCGGCAAGACCTCCGCCCAGATCGCCATCGAGGAAGGGGCCGCTGCGGTGGCTGCGGCGACGGCGCGGGCACAGGAGGCAGCGGCAACCACCGATCCTGCACCGGACGAGCCGGACCTCGTGACCGGCGACCAGGTCTACGCGATCGGTGATTCCGTCATGCTCGCCGCCGCACCGTGGTTACAGGAAAGGTTGCCCGGCATCGCTATCGACGCGGAGGTGTCCCGGTCGATGTTTGTCGCACCGTCGCTCGTCCAGGCCGCCGTCGACGCAGGCACCATGCGTCCCATCCTCGTTCTGGGGCTCGCCACCAACGGAGACGTCGACCCGGACGATCTGGCGGAGGTACTTGACATCCTCGGACCCGACCGGCTTCTCGTTGTCGTCAACGGCCAGGCGCCCCGCGACTGGATCCCCATCGGCAACCAGGTTGTGGCCGACTTTGCCCGGTCCGAGCGCGAAGTCGAGCTCGCTGACTGGCACGGTGCCATCGCCCCGAACATCCATGAACTCGCGAGCGATGAGGTCCACCCCGGTGGCCCCATCAGCGGTGGCATCTACGTGGACTCGGTGATGGATGCCCTGCAGCGCCTCTCCGAACTGCCGGCACCTCTCGACGAGGTCTACGACCCCTCCGTCAACCGCGTCATCTGA
- a CDS encoding DNA-directed RNA polymerase subunit alpha → MLIAQRPTLAEENISEFRSRFVIEPLEPGFGYTLGNSLRRTLLSSIPGAAVTSIRIDGVPHEFDTVAGVKEDVTEIILNIKNLVVSSEHDEPITAYLRKQGAGEVTAADISAPAGVEVHNPELVIATLNDKAKFELELTIERGRGYVSATQNRSEFSESGQIPVDSIYSPVLKVTYRVEATRAGERTDFDRLVVDVETKSAISPRDAVASAGRTLTELFGLARELNSAAEGIEIGPAPVDAVLSSELSMPIEDLDLSVRSYNCLKREGINTVSELVALSETQLMNIRNFGQKSVDEVKDKLVEMGLSLKDSVPGFDGAHFYGGYDDDETNA, encoded by the coding sequence GTGCTTATTGCACAGCGCCCCACCCTCGCTGAGGAGAACATCTCCGAGTTCCGTTCGCGGTTTGTCATCGAGCCCCTCGAGCCTGGCTTCGGCTACACGCTCGGCAACTCCCTGCGCCGCACCCTGCTGTCGTCGATCCCCGGCGCAGCGGTCACGAGCATCCGTATCGATGGCGTGCCTCACGAGTTCGACACCGTTGCCGGTGTCAAGGAGGATGTCACCGAGATCATCCTCAACATCAAGAACCTGGTCGTCTCGAGTGAGCACGATGAGCCCATCACCGCGTACCTGCGCAAGCAGGGCGCGGGCGAGGTCACGGCCGCCGACATTTCGGCTCCGGCCGGCGTTGAGGTCCACAACCCCGAGCTCGTCATCGCAACGCTGAACGACAAGGCGAAGTTCGAGCTCGAGCTGACCATCGAGCGTGGTCGTGGCTACGTCTCGGCGACGCAGAACCGTAGCGAGTTCAGCGAGTCCGGCCAGATCCCGGTCGACTCCATCTACTCGCCCGTGCTCAAGGTCACCTACCGTGTCGAGGCCACTCGCGCCGGTGAGCGCACCGACTTCGACCGCCTCGTCGTCGATGTCGAGACCAAGTCCGCGATCAGCCCGCGGGATGCCGTCGCTTCGGCCGGTCGCACGCTGACCGAGCTCTTCGGCCTTGCCCGTGAGCTCAACAGCGCGGCGGAGGGTATCGAGATCGGCCCCGCGCCGGTCGACGCTGTGCTCTCCAGCGAGCTGAGCATGCCCATCGAGGACCTCGATCTCTCGGTGCGCAGCTACAACTGCCTCAAGCGCGAGGGCATCAACACCGTGAGTGAACTCGTCGCCCTGTCGGAGACGCAGCTCATGAACATCCGCAACTTCGGACAGAAGTCGGTGGACGAGGTGAAGGACAAGCTCGTCGAGATGGGACTGTCGCTCAAGGACAGTGTTCCCGGATTCGACGGCGCGCACTTCTACGGCGGCTACGACGACGACGAGACCAACGCCTAG
- the rpsI gene encoding 30S ribosomal protein S9: protein MASIQDSIGETVAESFTTETPASEAPKAPRAVLNVSGAAVGRRKEAIARVRLVPGAGTATVNGRDLAEYFPNKLHQQLINDPFKVLDLLGSYDVTARITGGGPSGQAGALRLAIARALNEIDRENNRPTLKKAGFLTRDARVIERKKAGLKKARKASQFSKR, encoded by the coding sequence GTGGCCAGCATTCAGGATTCCATCGGCGAGACCGTCGCCGAGAGCTTCACCACCGAGACGCCCGCGTCGGAGGCCCCCAAGGCTCCCCGCGCCGTCCTCAACGTTTCGGGTGCGGCGGTGGGTCGCCGCAAGGAGGCGATCGCTCGCGTTCGTCTCGTCCCCGGCGCCGGTACCGCGACCGTCAACGGCCGTGACCTCGCCGAGTACTTCCCCAACAAGCTGCACCAGCAGCTCATCAACGACCCGTTCAAGGTGCTCGACCTCCTGGGTTCGTACGATGTGACCGCACGTATCACCGGTGGTGGCCCCTCGGGCCAGGCCGGCGCCCTGCGTCTCGCGATCGCTCGTGCGCTCAACGAGATCGACCGCGAGAACAACCGTCCGACGCTCAAGAAGGCGGGCTTCCTCACGCGCGACGCTCGCGTCATCGAGCGCAAGAAGGCCGGTCTCAAGAAGGCGCGCAAGGCGTCGCAGTTCTCGAAGCGTTAA
- the truA gene encoding tRNA pseudouridine(38-40) synthase TruA has translation MDESRIRMRLDLAYDGTGFAGWAKQPGLRTVQGVLEEALATVLRDDNPPVLTVAGRTDAGVHATGQVAHLDLTPEQLRSLAKPHGGRPAPDPGSALVRRINGIAGLRSDVVLTRAALAPDGFDARFSPVWRRYEYRIADSLAARNPLHRLFTTWYPSALDVDAMNVASDELVGLHDWAAYCKPRAGSTTIRELQEFRWVRGADGVITAHLKADAFCHSMVRALVGAGVALGEGKLASDRMVGIRREQQRTSEFKVMPAQGLTLVEVGYPEDADLAARAERTRARRDDEAFDQGTPIT, from the coding sequence ATGGACGAGTCCCGTATCCGCATGCGGCTCGACCTGGCCTACGACGGCACGGGATTCGCGGGCTGGGCGAAGCAGCCTGGCCTGCGCACGGTGCAAGGTGTGCTGGAGGAGGCGCTCGCGACCGTTCTCCGCGACGACAACCCGCCTGTGCTCACCGTCGCGGGACGCACGGATGCCGGGGTTCACGCCACGGGTCAGGTGGCGCACCTCGACCTCACCCCGGAACAGCTCCGCTCTCTCGCGAAGCCCCACGGCGGTAGACCGGCGCCGGATCCCGGTTCCGCCCTGGTACGTCGCATCAACGGCATCGCGGGGCTCCGGTCCGATGTGGTTCTCACCCGCGCGGCGCTGGCGCCGGACGGGTTCGACGCGAGGTTCTCCCCGGTGTGGCGACGTTACGAGTACCGCATCGCGGATTCCCTCGCAGCCCGCAATCCGCTGCACCGTCTGTTCACGACGTGGTACCCGTCCGCTCTCGACGTCGACGCGATGAACGTGGCATCCGATGAGCTGGTGGGGCTTCACGACTGGGCGGCCTACTGCAAGCCTCGCGCGGGGTCGACGACCATTCGGGAGCTGCAGGAGTTCCGTTGGGTTCGCGGAGCCGATGGGGTGATCACGGCGCACCTGAAGGCCGATGCGTTCTGCCACAGCATGGTGCGTGCGCTCGTGGGTGCCGGTGTCGCCTTGGGGGAGGGCAAGCTTGCGAGCGACAGGATGGTGGGCATCCGTCGGGAGCAGCAACGCACGAGCGAGTTCAAGGTCATGCCGGCCCAGGGCCTCACGCTCGTCGAGGTCGGCTATCCGGAGGACGCCGACCTGGCGGCCCGTGCCGAGCGCACACGTGCACGTCGTGACGACGAGGCGTTTGACCAGGGCACACCGATCACCTAA
- a CDS encoding adenylate kinase, whose product MTPVQERPASRLLLIGPPGAGKGTQAARLAEYYGIPAISTGDIFRSNVKNETELGLKAKAYMDAGDNVPDSLTNDLVRDRLSEVDAAGGFLLDGYPRTADQVRELDAILLSHGHSLDAVVEIVADPEVVIERLRLRGQEQGRSDDSDSVVRHRLEVYREQTEPIIDIYGARGLLVEVNGIGEIDEVTERITSALSERGFPQPMSA is encoded by the coding sequence GTGACGCCGGTGCAGGAACGACCCGCTTCGCGTCTCCTCCTGATCGGTCCTCCCGGCGCGGGCAAGGGAACGCAGGCGGCACGGCTGGCGGAGTACTACGGCATTCCTGCAATCTCGACGGGCGACATCTTCCGTAGCAATGTGAAGAATGAGACCGAGCTCGGGCTCAAGGCGAAGGCGTATATGGATGCCGGGGACAACGTTCCCGACTCCCTGACGAACGACCTCGTCCGCGACCGCCTCTCCGAGGTCGACGCGGCTGGTGGATTCCTGCTCGACGGGTATCCGCGCACCGCGGACCAGGTGCGTGAGCTCGATGCGATCTTGCTCAGCCACGGGCACTCGCTCGACGCCGTCGTTGAGATCGTCGCCGACCCGGAGGTGGTCATCGAGCGGTTGCGCCTGCGTGGCCAGGAGCAGGGACGTTCGGATGATTCCGACTCCGTCGTTCGTCACCGCCTCGAGGTGTATCGCGAGCAGACCGAACCGATCATCGACATCTACGGCGCACGCGGCTTGCTCGTCGAGGTCAACGGTATCGGCGAGATCGATGAGGTCACTGAGCGCATCACGAGCGCTCTGAGCGAACGCGGCTTTCCGCAGCCGATGTCTGCTTGA
- the secY gene encoding preprotein translocase subunit SecY — MFRAVARIFRTPDLRRKIGFTLGIVALFRLGSFIPAPFVDFGNVQACLAGNANTEGLYDLINLFSGGALLQLSIFALGIMPYITASIIVQLLRVVIPHFETLYKEGQAGQSKLTQYTRYLTIALGVLQSTTLITVARSGALFPGNNVAACNQLVSNESIPAMLLMVITMTAGTGLIMWFGELITERGVGNGMSLLIFTSIAATFPTALWNIQVARGWEIFILVILVGLVIMTAVVFVEQSQRRIPVQYAKRMVGRRTYGGNNTYIPIKVNMAGVVPVIFASSLLYLPALIAQFNQSPDGNNPEWVTWIQTYFATGDNGLYMLVYFLLIVGFTYFYVAITFNPEDVADNMKKYGGFIPGIRAGRPTAEYLDYVLTRVTLPGSLYLGIVALIPLFALSLVQANQNFPFGGASILIIVGVGLETVKQIDSQLQQRHYEGLLR, encoded by the coding sequence GTGTTTAGAGCTGTCGCGCGGATCTTCCGCACGCCCGACCTTCGCAGGAAGATCGGGTTCACACTCGGCATTGTTGCGCTGTTCCGCCTGGGATCGTTCATCCCGGCACCGTTCGTCGATTTCGGCAACGTCCAGGCCTGTCTCGCCGGCAACGCCAACACCGAGGGCCTCTACGACCTCATCAACCTCTTCAGCGGTGGCGCGCTACTCCAACTCTCGATCTTCGCGCTCGGCATCATGCCGTACATCACGGCGTCGATCATCGTGCAGCTGCTGCGTGTGGTCATCCCGCACTTCGAGACCCTCTACAAGGAGGGTCAGGCCGGTCAGTCGAAGCTCACGCAGTACACGCGCTACCTCACGATCGCGCTCGGTGTGCTCCAGTCGACCACCCTCATCACAGTTGCGCGCAGCGGTGCGCTCTTCCCGGGCAACAACGTCGCTGCCTGTAACCAGCTCGTGTCGAACGAGTCGATTCCCGCGATGCTCCTCATGGTCATCACGATGACCGCCGGCACCGGCCTCATCATGTGGTTCGGTGAGCTCATCACCGAGCGTGGTGTCGGAAACGGCATGTCGCTGCTCATCTTCACGTCGATCGCGGCGACCTTCCCCACGGCCCTGTGGAACATCCAGGTGGCCCGCGGCTGGGAGATCTTCATTCTCGTGATCCTCGTCGGGTTGGTGATCATGACCGCGGTCGTGTTCGTCGAACAATCACAACGGCGTATTCCCGTGCAGTACGCCAAGCGCATGGTGGGGCGTCGCACTTACGGCGGCAACAACACCTACATCCCCATCAAGGTCAACATGGCCGGTGTTGTGCCCGTGATCTTCGCGTCCTCGCTTCTCTACCTGCCTGCGCTCATCGCGCAGTTCAACCAGTCGCCGGACGGCAACAACCCCGAGTGGGTCACCTGGATCCAGACCTACTTCGCCACCGGCGACAACGGTCTGTACATGCTCGTGTACTTCCTCCTCATCGTGGGCTTCACCTACTTCTACGTCGCGATCACCTTCAACCCGGAGGACGTCGCCGACAACATGAAGAAGTACGGCGGCTTCATCCCGGGTATCCGCGCGGGTCGTCCCACTGCGGAGTACCTCGACTACGTGTTGACTCGCGTAACGCTGCCCGGCTCGCTGTACCTCGGTATCGTGGCGCTCATTCCGCTCTTCGCTCTGTCTCTCGTGCAGGCGAACCAGAACTTCCCGTTCGGCGGCGCGAGCATCCTGATCATCGTGGGTGTCGGACTTGAGACGGTGAAGCAGATCGATTCCCAGCTTCAGCAGCGGCACTACGAGGGCCTGCTGCGGTGA
- the rpmJ gene encoding 50S ribosomal protein L36: protein MKVNPSVKPICDHCRVIRRNGRVMVICKSNPRHKQRQG from the coding sequence ATGAAGGTAAACCCCAGCGTCAAGCCCATCTGCGACCACTGCCGCGTCATCCGTCGTAACGGCCGCGTCATGGTGATCTGCAAGTCGAACCCGCGCCACAAGCAACGTCAGGGTTGA
- the rplM gene encoding 50S ribosomal protein L13, which translates to MTRTYSPKPEDIQRDWVIIDATDIVLGRLASHAATLLRGKHKPTFAPHIDGGDFVIIINAEKVALTGSKLAQKKAYRHSGYPGGLTATSYTELLEKHPTRAVEKAVRGMLPKNSIGRAQLSKLKVYAGAEHPHAAQQPKPYTLTQVAQ; encoded by the coding sequence GTGACGCGCACCTATTCTCCCAAGCCCGAGGACATCCAGCGGGACTGGGTCATCATCGACGCGACCGACATCGTTCTCGGTCGTCTCGCCAGCCACGCTGCCACGCTCCTGCGCGGTAAGCACAAGCCGACGTTCGCCCCCCACATCGACGGCGGCGACTTCGTCATCATCATCAACGCGGAGAAGGTCGCCCTCACGGGTTCCAAGCTCGCGCAGAAGAAGGCGTACCGTCACTCGGGTTACCCGGGCGGCCTCACCGCCACCTCGTACACCGAGCTCCTCGAGAAGCACCCGACCCGCGCGGTCGAGAAGGCCGTTCGCGGCATGCTCCCGAAGAACTCGATCGGCCGGGCCCAGCTGTCGAAGCTGAAGGTCTACGCGGGTGCCGAGCACCCCCACGCTGCACAGCAGCCGAAGCCGTACACCCTCACCCAGGTCGCTCAGTAG
- the rpsM gene encoding 30S ribosomal protein S13, protein MARLAGVDIPRDKRVEVALTYIYGVGRTRALKTLADTGINGDIRVKDLTDDQLIALRDYVEGNFKVEGDLRREVAADIRRKVEIGSYQGIRHRKGLPVHGQRTKTNARTRKGPKRTVAGKKKAR, encoded by the coding sequence ATGGCACGTCTAGCAGGCGTTGACATCCCGCGCGATAAGCGCGTGGAGGTCGCACTGACGTACATCTACGGTGTTGGCCGCACGAGGGCACTCAAGACCCTCGCCGACACCGGCATCAACGGGGACATCCGCGTCAAGGATCTCACCGACGACCAGCTCATCGCCCTCCGCGACTACGTCGAGGGCAACTTCAAGGTCGAGGGTGACCTGCGCCGTGAGGTCGCAGCGGACATCCGTCGCAAGGTCGAGATCGGTTCCTACCAGGGAATCCGTCACCGCAAGGGTCTGCCCGTCCACGGGCAGCGCACCAAGACCAACGCTCGTACCCGTAAGGGACCGAAGCGCACCGTTGCAGGCAAGAAGAAGGCCCGATAG
- the rpsE gene encoding 30S ribosomal protein S5: MSNEETTNKEQDVTAEVTEAAVTDAPATDTTSEPREARRGSRERNPNRDRGQGRDAEKSQFLERVVTINRVSKVVKGGRRFSFTALVVVGDGNGLVGVGYGKAREVPLAISKGVEEAKKNFFRVPRVAATIPHPVQGEAAAGVVLLRPASAGTGVIAGGPVRAVLECAGIHDVLSKSLGSSNTINIVHATVAALKQLEEPRAVAARRGLEVDHVVPSRLLRAEAEAAATEKAGV, translated from the coding sequence GTGAGCAACGAAGAGACAACAAACAAGGAGCAGGACGTGACCGCAGAGGTTACCGAGGCCGCCGTGACGGATGCACCTGCAACCGACACCACGAGCGAGCCCCGCGAGGCTCGCCGCGGTAGCCGCGAGCGCAACCCCAACCGCGACCGCGGCCAGGGCCGTGACGCCGAGAAGAGCCAGTTCCTCGAGCGCGTCGTGACCATCAACCGCGTGTCCAAGGTCGTCAAGGGTGGTCGTCGCTTCAGCTTCACCGCACTCGTCGTTGTCGGAGACGGCAACGGCCTGGTGGGCGTCGGCTACGGCAAGGCTCGCGAGGTTCCGCTCGCGATCTCGAAGGGTGTCGAGGAGGCGAAGAAGAACTTCTTCCGCGTTCCTCGCGTCGCCGCGACGATCCCGCACCCCGTCCAGGGTGAGGCCGCTGCCGGCGTCGTGCTTCTGCGCCCCGCATCCGCCGGTACCGGTGTTATCGCCGGTGGTCCCGTGCGCGCGGTGCTCGAGTGCGCCGGCATCCACGACGTTCTGAGCAAGTCGCTCGGATCGTCGAACACGATCAACATCGTCCACGCCACCGTCGCTGCGCTCAAGCAGCTCGAGGAGCCGCGTGCGGTTGCCGCACGTCGCGGCCTCGAGGTGGACCACGTCGTACCGTCGCGCCTCTTGCGCGCCGAGGCTGAGGCTGCGGCAACAGAGAAGGCAGGTGTCTGA
- the rplQ gene encoding 50S ribosomal protein L17, with protein MPTPTKGPRLGGGPAHERLLLANLAAALFTHKSIKTTETKAKRLRPVAERLITFAKRGDLHARRRVLSVIGDKTVVHELFTEIAPLVENREGGYTRITKLGFRKGDNAPMVQIELVLEPVKPKAKSTKASTKAAAPVAEETESVEETETAAEVEESTPDVENETVADEVADADAEVADDAPAEDEAK; from the coding sequence ATGCCTACACCCACCAAGGGACCCCGACTCGGCGGAGGACCGGCGCACGAGCGCCTGCTGCTCGCGAACCTCGCCGCGGCCCTGTTCACTCACAAGAGCATCAAGACGACTGAGACGAAGGCCAAGCGTCTGCGTCCCGTCGCTGAGCGCCTGATCACGTTCGCCAAGCGTGGCGACCTTCACGCACGTCGTCGCGTGCTGTCGGTCATCGGCGACAAGACGGTCGTTCACGAGCTCTTCACGGAGATCGCACCGCTCGTCGAGAACCGTGAAGGCGGATACACCCGCATCACGAAGCTCGGTTTCCGCAAGGGCGACAACGCTCCTATGGTTCAGATCGAGCTCGTGCTCGAGCCGGTGAAGCCGAAGGCGAAGTCGACCAAGGCTTCGACGAAGGCTGCGGCGCCCGTCGCCGAGGAGACCGAGTCGGTCGAGGAGACCGAGACGGCCGCCGAGGTCGAGGAGTCGACCCCCGACGTCGAGAACGAGACGGTCGCAGACGAGGTCGCTGACGCTGACGCGGAGGTCGCCGACGACGCTCCCGCCGAGGACGAAGCGAAGTAA
- the rpmD gene encoding 50S ribosomal protein L30: MAARLKVTQIKSTISEKQNQRHTLRSLGLRRIGDVVVREDNQQNRGYVRTVAHLVKVEEID, from the coding sequence ATGGCTGCACGCCTGAAGGTGACCCAGATCAAGTCCACGATCAGTGAGAAGCAGAACCAGCGCCACACGCTGCGGAGCCTCGGGCTTCGCCGCATCGGTGATGTGGTCGTCCGTGAGGACAACCAGCAGAACCGCGGCTACGTTCGCACGGTTGCTCACCTCGTGAAGGTTGAGGAGATTGACTAA